From the Ruania alkalisoli genome, one window contains:
- a CDS encoding ABC transporter ATP-binding protein — protein MATVTYDHASRIYPGTERPAVDALNLEVEDGEFLVLVGPSGCGKSTSLRMLAGLEDVNSGRILIGDRDVTDVQPKDRDIAMVFQNYALYPHMSVADNMGFALKIAGKPKAEIRQRVEEAAKILDLSEYLDRKPKALSGGQRQRVAMGRAIVRQPQVFLMDEPLSNLDAKLRVQTRTQIASLQRRLGVTTVYVTHDQTEALTMGDRICVLKDGVLQQVGTPRDMYDTPQNVFVAGFIGSPAMNLGSFKVADGKANLGGAHIPLTRTTLDAITEEDKGEITLGFRPEATHLVSEGTEASFGIKVNLVEELGSDAFVYGEMLDKEASEHISSGAGDAQVIVRVEPRNPPMKGDTVYIKIEDGQKHLFSSATGQRLPE, from the coding sequence ATGGCAACTGTGACCTATGACCACGCAAGCCGGATCTACCCCGGCACCGAGCGCCCCGCGGTGGACGCTCTCAACCTCGAGGTCGAGGACGGCGAGTTCCTCGTTCTCGTCGGCCCCTCCGGCTGCGGTAAGTCCACGTCCCTGCGCATGCTCGCCGGTCTCGAGGACGTCAACTCCGGCCGCATCCTCATCGGTGACCGCGACGTCACCGACGTTCAGCCCAAGGACCGCGACATCGCGATGGTGTTCCAGAACTACGCGCTGTACCCGCACATGTCCGTCGCCGACAACATGGGCTTCGCACTCAAGATCGCCGGCAAGCCGAAGGCTGAGATCCGCCAGCGCGTCGAAGAGGCCGCCAAGATCCTCGACCTGAGCGAGTACCTGGACCGTAAGCCGAAGGCACTCTCCGGTGGTCAGCGTCAGCGTGTGGCCATGGGCCGCGCGATCGTGCGTCAGCCGCAGGTGTTCCTCATGGACGAGCCGCTGTCGAACCTGGACGCGAAGTTGCGTGTGCAGACCCGTACCCAGATCGCCTCGCTCCAGCGCCGTCTCGGCGTCACCACCGTGTACGTGACGCACGACCAGACGGAGGCCCTCACGATGGGTGACCGGATCTGCGTGCTCAAGGACGGTGTGCTGCAGCAGGTCGGTACCCCGCGTGACATGTACGACACACCGCAGAACGTGTTCGTCGCTGGCTTCATCGGCTCCCCGGCCATGAACCTGGGATCCTTCAAGGTCGCCGACGGCAAGGCCAACCTCGGCGGGGCGCACATCCCGCTGACCCGCACCACCCTCGATGCGATCACCGAGGAGGACAAGGGCGAGATCACCCTTGGCTTCCGCCCGGAGGCCACGCACCTCGTCTCCGAGGGCACCGAGGCATCGTTCGGCATCAAGGTGAACCTGGTCGAGGAGCTCGGCTCGGACGCCTTCGTCTACGGTGAGATGCTCGACAAGGAGGCCTCCGAGCACATCTCCTCCGGTGCCGGCGACGCCCAGGTGATCGTGCGCG
- the otsB gene encoding trehalose-phosphatase — translation MSASPDVTPDGVGHLGQVPFAEALRTFAAAPSVLIALDFDGCLAPFVPDPADARPLPEASEALRRLATADGVQLALVSGRPLEQLRDLAEPPARTWLVGSHGAETAELDADGTLQRVPFTLAGAEADLLAEVTSAVESIAALQPGTWVEHKPAAAVLHTRTAAEDVAERALRAAHDGPGHWPGVHAMRGNQVVELAVVDVTKGAALTALRERLGDVAVLYAGDDVTDETALATLGPGDLGIKVGHAETVAPFRVADEPAMARVLTDLASWRASHHHE, via the coding sequence GTGTCCGCATCCCCCGATGTCACTCCCGACGGCGTAGGTCACCTTGGTCAGGTTCCGTTCGCCGAGGCGCTGCGCACCTTCGCCGCCGCACCCAGCGTCCTGATCGCCCTGGACTTCGACGGCTGCCTGGCCCCGTTCGTCCCCGACCCGGCCGACGCCCGGCCGCTCCCGGAGGCGAGTGAGGCACTGCGCCGGCTCGCAACAGCCGACGGCGTCCAGCTCGCCCTGGTCTCCGGGCGTCCGCTCGAGCAGCTGCGAGACCTCGCTGAACCTCCGGCCCGTACCTGGCTGGTCGGCAGCCACGGGGCGGAGACCGCTGAGCTCGACGCCGACGGCACGCTGCAGCGGGTGCCGTTCACCCTCGCCGGGGCCGAGGCGGACCTGCTCGCCGAGGTGACCTCCGCCGTCGAGAGTATCGCCGCGCTCCAGCCGGGCACCTGGGTGGAGCACAAACCGGCCGCGGCCGTGCTGCACACCCGCACCGCGGCCGAGGATGTGGCCGAGCGTGCCCTCCGTGCGGCCCACGACGGGCCGGGGCACTGGCCCGGCGTGCACGCGATGCGCGGAAACCAGGTGGTGGAGCTCGCAGTGGTCGATGTGACCAAGGGAGCCGCGCTGACAGCCCTGCGCGAGCGACTCGGCGACGTGGCGGTGCTCTACGCCGGCGACGACGTGACCGACGAGACCGCACTGGCCACGCTGGGCCCAGGTGACCTCGGCATCAAGGTGGGTCACGCCGAGACCGTGGCACCCTTCCGGGTGGCGGACGAACCGGCGATGGCACGGGTGCTCACCGATCTCGCATCGTGGCGGGCGTCACATCACCACGAGTGA
- a CDS encoding alpha,alpha-trehalose-phosphate synthase (UDP-forming), with protein sequence MPAPHEFVVVANRLPADIRVDEEGNVSSTPAPGGLVTALAPVMRAQDGAWVGWSGSADQLLDPFDADGMHLVPVPLSEQEVARYYEGFSNATLWPLYHDVIVPPEFHRIWWNSYVEVNRRFAEAAAGTAEKGATVWVQDYQLQLVPEMLRRLRPDVRIGFFDHIPFPSVELFGQLPWRRQVIEGLLGADLIGFQRTGDAANFLRAVRRFTSHSTRGQQITIGQHWNRPERHVRVGTFPISIDSQKVDQLARTEKITKRAAQLRTELGDPDVLMLGVDRLDYTKGIRHRIKAFGELVAEKKVTVPRTALVQVASPSREQVEQYKTLRQEVEVMVGNINGDHGSWGRSAIYYMHHSYPFEEMVALYRAADVMLVTALRDGMNLVAKEYVAARPDLGGALVLSEFAGAADELSHALLINPHDIEGMKEAILKAATMGPAEQRRRMRTLRKRVLENDVQSWAKKFLSVLQNMPQRTSHV encoded by the coding sequence ATGCCAGCACCACACGAGTTCGTCGTCGTCGCCAACCGCCTCCCTGCTGACATCCGCGTGGACGAGGAAGGCAACGTCTCCTCCACTCCCGCACCGGGCGGACTGGTCACCGCCCTGGCACCCGTGATGCGCGCCCAGGACGGCGCCTGGGTGGGCTGGTCCGGCTCGGCCGACCAATTGCTCGACCCGTTCGACGCCGACGGGATGCACCTGGTGCCGGTGCCGTTGAGCGAACAAGAGGTCGCGCGCTACTACGAGGGCTTCTCCAATGCCACGCTGTGGCCGCTCTACCACGACGTGATCGTGCCCCCGGAGTTTCACCGCATCTGGTGGAACTCCTACGTGGAGGTCAACCGCCGCTTCGCCGAGGCGGCAGCAGGCACCGCCGAGAAGGGCGCGACGGTCTGGGTGCAGGACTACCAGCTGCAGCTCGTCCCGGAGATGCTGCGCCGGCTGCGCCCTGACGTGCGGATCGGCTTCTTCGACCACATCCCCTTCCCGTCCGTAGAGCTCTTCGGCCAGCTCCCGTGGCGCCGGCAGGTGATCGAAGGACTTCTCGGTGCCGACCTCATCGGCTTTCAGCGCACCGGTGACGCCGCGAACTTCCTGCGCGCGGTTCGCCGCTTCACCTCCCACAGCACGCGCGGACAGCAGATCACCATCGGGCAGCACTGGAACCGCCCGGAACGGCACGTTCGCGTGGGGACATTCCCGATCTCCATCGACTCCCAGAAAGTCGACCAGCTCGCCCGCACCGAGAAGATCACCAAGCGTGCCGCACAGCTGCGCACCGAGCTCGGCGATCCAGACGTCCTCATGCTCGGTGTGGACCGGCTCGACTACACCAAGGGCATCCGGCACCGGATCAAGGCCTTCGGTGAGCTGGTGGCCGAGAAAAAGGTCACGGTCCCCCGGACCGCGCTGGTGCAGGTGGCCAGCCCCAGCCGTGAGCAGGTCGAGCAGTACAAGACTCTGCGCCAGGAGGTGGAGGTGATGGTCGGCAATATCAACGGCGACCACGGCTCCTGGGGCCGCTCGGCGATCTACTACATGCACCACTCCTACCCGTTCGAGGAAATGGTGGCTCTCTACCGGGCCGCCGACGTCATGCTCGTGACCGCCCTGCGCGACGGGATGAACCTCGTGGCCAAGGAGTACGTCGCCGCCCGGCCGGACCTGGGCGGTGCCCTGGTGCTGAGCGAGTTCGCCGGTGCCGCGGACGAGCTCAGCCACGCCCTACTGATCAACCCGCACGACATCGAGGGCATGAAGGAGGCGATCCTGAAGGCCGCGACGATGGGACCGGCCGAGCAACGGCGCCGGATGCGCACGCTGCGCAAACGGGTGCTGGAGAACGATGTGCAGAGCTGGGCGAAGAAGTTCCTGTCCGTCCTGCAGAACATGCCGCAGCGAACCAGCCACGTCTAG
- a CDS encoding protein kinase domain-containing protein codes for MDAGPEQRRPIREVGGYRLLEVLGSGGMGTVYEAIDAEDRHVAVKLLHPVFSADDAARERLRREVATLHRVRGEHVARVLDAEADSAEAFIVTELIDGQSLEESVREHGPLDAEELADLADGLADALEAIHAVGVVHRDLKPGNVMLTDDGPVVIDFGISQLADDPRLTQTGLVTGTPGYVDPQVMRGADPGPVGDWWGWAAVLVFAATGRGPFGNAQGVLLRVEAGRVDTEGLPPRIAQVLRRALHPDPDRRMRPEVVRRALSDHATGREPTSLLADGDEPDENLHEPTGRTALVADDPDLAVPAPLPPSIPPGSAPPEHTAVMPQQLRDQYPSTAQYPSTAQYSSTAQGEQPPPPDGAARLPDPVHLGTGPPLPSIQADPSAPVVQPPAYSLGADGLPERPAWAVPARARPWLSLVWLVALSLLGGLYPSVVMLAAVVLVVIFGAIGSDARALRQRRLSRGPGRWDLPRATAAFPLHVVLGLLLTLPGVVVAAAGVVIVWVLAVQAVPLVFLVPAVVAVALLLLWWTPSSGNAREGQRTVLRVLAPAGAAAAVWALIAAGVGLTALVLTALGDGAVQWWPFPVPPMRFF; via the coding sequence ATGGACGCAGGGCCCGAGCAGCGGCGGCCGATCCGGGAGGTCGGCGGGTACCGCCTGCTCGAGGTGCTCGGCTCCGGTGGGATGGGCACCGTCTACGAGGCGATCGACGCTGAGGACCGGCATGTCGCGGTCAAGCTCCTGCATCCGGTCTTCAGTGCTGACGACGCTGCACGCGAGCGGCTGCGACGGGAAGTGGCGACGCTGCACCGGGTGCGCGGTGAACATGTGGCGCGTGTGCTGGACGCGGAGGCTGACTCCGCCGAGGCGTTCATCGTCACCGAGCTCATCGACGGGCAGTCGCTGGAGGAGTCCGTGCGTGAGCACGGCCCGCTGGACGCCGAGGAGCTCGCCGACCTCGCGGACGGGTTGGCTGACGCGCTCGAGGCGATCCACGCCGTCGGGGTGGTCCATCGCGACCTGAAGCCGGGCAACGTCATGCTCACCGATGACGGTCCGGTGGTGATCGACTTCGGCATCTCCCAGCTCGCGGACGACCCTCGCCTGACCCAGACCGGGCTGGTGACCGGTACCCCCGGATACGTGGATCCGCAGGTGATGCGCGGCGCGGACCCGGGGCCGGTGGGGGACTGGTGGGGGTGGGCGGCGGTGCTCGTGTTCGCCGCCACGGGGCGTGGTCCGTTCGGGAACGCTCAGGGGGTGTTGCTGCGCGTAGAGGCCGGACGCGTCGACACCGAGGGTTTGCCGCCGCGGATAGCGCAGGTGCTGCGACGGGCTCTGCACCCGGACCCTGACCGGCGGATGCGCCCGGAGGTGGTGCGTCGCGCGCTCAGCGACCATGCGACCGGCCGGGAGCCGACGTCGCTGCTCGCCGATGGTGACGAACCGGACGAGAACCTGCACGAGCCGACGGGGCGCACAGCGTTGGTGGCAGATGATCCCGATCTGGCTGTGCCGGCGCCGCTGCCGCCCTCCATCCCACCAGGTTCGGCCCCTCCTGAGCACACGGCGGTGATGCCGCAGCAGCTGCGCGACCAGTACCCCTCCACGGCGCAGTACCCCTCCACTGCGCAGTACTCCTCCACGGCGCAGGGCGAGCAACCGCCACCTCCCGACGGCGCAGCTCGCCTCCCCGATCCGGTTCACCTGGGGACTGGGCCACCTCTCCCATCGATCCAGGCCGACCCGTCTGCACCGGTGGTGCAGCCTCCTGCGTATTCACTCGGCGCCGATGGTCTTCCCGAGCGCCCCGCATGGGCCGTGCCCGCCCGTGCCCGCCCGTGGCTGTCGCTGGTATGGCTGGTGGCGCTGTCGCTGCTCGGTGGCCTCTACCCCTCGGTGGTGATGCTCGCCGCCGTCGTGCTGGTCGTCATCTTCGGTGCCATCGGTTCGGACGCACGCGCACTGCGGCAGCGACGACTGAGCCGTGGCCCGGGGCGCTGGGACCTGCCGCGCGCCACCGCTGCCTTCCCGCTGCATGTGGTGCTCGGGTTGCTGCTGACACTGCCCGGGGTGGTCGTGGCAGCGGCCGGTGTGGTGATCGTGTGGGTGCTGGCCGTCCAGGCCGTCCCGCTGGTGTTCCTTGTGCCGGCGGTGGTGGCGGTCGCGCTGCTGCTGCTGTGGTGGACTCCCTCGAGCGGGAATGCCCGGGAAGGTCAGCGAACGGTGCTGCGAGTGCTCGCGCCCGCGGGTGCCGCCGCCGCGGTGTGGGCGCTGATCGCTGCCGGGGTTGGCCTGACCGCATTGGTCCTCACAGCCCTCGGCGACGGCGCGGTGCAGTGGTGGCCGTTCCCCGTGCCGCCGATGAGGTTCTTCTGA
- a CDS encoding DsbA family protein produces the protein MATSSKQSKIERREAARKEAERLRKIQDQRNKRNRGVLIVVVVAVVALIAVAGVMIYQASGRTLLTDYEGESPAGSDLHGGITFGADGVGSPNEGAPTVDVYLDFQCPHCATFDAVNGEDVTQAAADGDATVVYHPVDFLDGAAMNSTRSANAFLVIATEAPEAASEFMATMFENQANDVTDEQIAQIAVDAGVPQEVADSFTEGTYNEWIELASDQAIRDGYSGTPAIVIDGEVWGTDENDPAGQWTTEGALLAELQSR, from the coding sequence ATGGCAACCAGCAGCAAGCAGAGCAAGATAGAGCGGCGCGAAGCCGCCCGCAAGGAGGCCGAGCGTCTCCGCAAGATCCAGGATCAGCGCAATAAGCGCAACCGAGGCGTACTCATCGTGGTGGTCGTCGCCGTCGTGGCGCTGATCGCCGTCGCCGGCGTGATGATCTACCAGGCCTCCGGCCGCACGCTCCTGACGGACTACGAAGGCGAGAGCCCCGCGGGCTCGGACCTGCACGGTGGAATCACCTTCGGGGCCGACGGCGTCGGCTCGCCGAACGAGGGCGCCCCGACCGTCGACGTCTACCTCGACTTCCAGTGCCCGCACTGTGCAACCTTTGACGCCGTCAACGGCGAGGATGTCACGCAGGCGGCGGCTGACGGTGACGCCACGGTTGTGTACCACCCGGTGGACTTCCTGGACGGCGCCGCGATGAACTCGACCCGGTCGGCGAACGCGTTCCTCGTCATCGCCACCGAGGCTCCGGAAGCGGCGTCGGAGTTCATGGCCACGATGTTCGAGAATCAGGCGAACGACGTCACCGACGAACAGATCGCCCAGATCGCCGTCGATGCTGGCGTGCCCCAGGAGGTGGCCGACTCCTTCACCGAGGGCACCTACAACGAGTGGATCGAGCTGGCCTCTGACCAGGCCATCCGCGACGGTTACTCCGGCACGCCGGCGATCGTCATCGACGGTGAGGTCTGGGGTACCGACGAGAACGACCCGGCCGGGCAGTGGACCACCGAGGGGGCCCTGCTGGCCGAGCTCCAGAGTCGCTGA
- a CDS encoding hydroxymethylpyrimidine/phosphomethylpyrimidine kinase, with amino-acid sequence MSETSIPTEPARAYVIAGSEATGGAGIQADLRTFQALGAYGFGTLTCIVSFDPAADWVHRFVPVESAVIADQIEVALACHAPEVVKIGMLGTLGTIDTVADAIAGHPWRHVVLDPVLICKGQEPGAALDTDNALRERILPLATVITPNHFEARTLAGMERIESVDDLAEAARRIHALGPRYVVAKGGVELDGPDAVDVLFDGTTTTVVSTPKIGEERVSGAGCTFAAAVTAELAKGTEVTDAVQVAKRLVTQGILDRLSSRAPFDAVRLAGPVPTEGPVQIRTL; translated from the coding sequence GTGTCCGAGACCAGCATCCCCACCGAACCTGCACGCGCCTATGTGATCGCCGGCTCCGAAGCGACCGGTGGCGCCGGGATCCAGGCAGACCTGCGGACGTTCCAGGCCCTGGGTGCCTACGGCTTCGGCACCCTCACCTGCATCGTCTCCTTCGATCCCGCGGCGGACTGGGTGCACCGGTTCGTCCCGGTCGAGTCCGCCGTGATCGCTGACCAGATCGAGGTGGCCCTGGCATGCCACGCACCGGAGGTCGTCAAGATCGGGATGCTCGGCACCCTCGGCACGATCGACACGGTGGCCGACGCGATCGCCGGCCACCCGTGGCGGCATGTGGTGCTCGACCCGGTCCTGATCTGCAAGGGGCAAGAACCTGGTGCCGCGCTCGACACCGACAACGCCCTCCGGGAGCGGATCCTGCCACTGGCCACCGTGATCACCCCCAATCACTTCGAGGCCCGCACCCTCGCAGGGATGGAGCGCATCGAATCGGTGGACGACCTCGCTGAGGCCGCCCGGCGCATCCACGCTCTGGGCCCGAGATATGTCGTTGCCAAGGGTGGCGTCGAGCTGGACGGGCCGGACGCCGTCGACGTGCTCTTCGACGGGACGACGACGACCGTGGTGAGTACCCCGAAGATCGGCGAAGAGCGGGTCAGCGGTGCCGGTTGCACGTTCGCCGCGGCCGTGACGGCGGAGCTCGCCAAAGGGACTGAGGTGACCGATGCCGTGCAGGTGGCCAAGCGGCTCGTGACCCAGGGGATCCTCGACCGGCTCTCCTCCCGTGCCCCGTTCGACGCCGTTCGGCTCGCCGGGCCGGTGCCCACGGAAGGCCCCGTGCAGATCCGCACCCTCTGA
- a CDS encoding S9 family peptidase yields the protein MRPEHLSLFRQPGTPAAHPSGTWAVVAIARPDTEADTYPSALWRLSLDSSELRPFTHGPGDSEPVFSPDGRWLAFIRAVSGGKPQVALMPAGGGEPRILTAHPAGVSGRLVFSPDSTRLAYTARVPEEGRYGTADGVGSDAEAPRHITRLTYRTDGLGYYADRPQQLFLARIPSSRSPLLDPLADPPLTTDDGQSAHAAAGVEVTQVTTEPYDHGTPVWTPDGAGLLTIRSAPDAIAGDLLHHRAEAESQATVLDVGSHVPGAVTFDAAGRLWLLLTDQGPDRMDFIGRSPALYRAALDGTTLSGLTRLTDPHTLTLTGVLEPAGDGVFLVGAERGAAPVLRSDGDTVVAVLDGQVEARAVAAMPDGAALVAAGSPDSVADLWHVPAVAEPRRVTDLSARLRREAGAVEPVELIASGDDGYPVHGWVSLPEGDGPYPVLLLIHGGPAAQYTPTFFDEVQVYTQAGYAVVFCNPRGSIGYGQDHVRAIIGAWGDRDAADVLAFLDAALAAHPRLDAERVGVLGGSYGGYMTAWLTTQTRRFVAAIVERGFLDPVSFVGSADIGWFFSHAYLGTDPEQIAAQSPMAHVDRVRTPTLVIHSEQDWRCPVEQGQRWYTELRLRDVEAELLLFPGEGHELSRSGRPRHRVARFEHILRWLAKYLPVA from the coding sequence ATGCGACCCGAGCACCTGAGCCTGTTCCGCCAACCCGGCACGCCCGCCGCACACCCCAGCGGCACCTGGGCCGTGGTGGCGATCGCCCGCCCCGACACCGAGGCCGACACTTACCCCTCGGCGCTGTGGCGCCTCAGCCTGGACAGCAGTGAGTTGCGCCCGTTCACTCACGGGCCGGGCGACTCGGAACCGGTGTTCTCTCCGGACGGGCGGTGGCTAGCGTTCATTCGTGCTGTCTCCGGTGGCAAGCCGCAGGTCGCGCTGATGCCTGCTGGCGGCGGAGAGCCACGAATCCTCACGGCACACCCGGCCGGTGTGTCCGGCCGGCTCGTGTTCTCCCCGGACTCGACGCGCCTCGCATACACGGCCCGGGTGCCCGAGGAGGGCCGGTACGGCACCGCTGACGGCGTCGGGTCCGATGCCGAGGCGCCGCGCCACATCACGCGGCTCACGTACCGCACCGACGGTCTGGGCTACTACGCCGACCGGCCCCAGCAGCTGTTCCTCGCGCGGATTCCCTCGTCCCGGTCCCCGTTGCTCGACCCGCTCGCCGACCCGCCGTTGACGACGGATGACGGTCAGAGCGCCCATGCTGCCGCAGGCGTCGAGGTCACGCAGGTCACCACCGAACCGTATGACCACGGCACTCCCGTCTGGACCCCGGACGGCGCGGGACTGCTGACGATCCGCTCGGCCCCCGACGCGATCGCCGGAGACCTGCTGCATCACCGGGCGGAGGCGGAATCCCAGGCAACCGTTCTCGACGTCGGCTCCCACGTGCCCGGTGCCGTGACCTTCGATGCCGCGGGGCGGCTCTGGCTGCTGCTCACCGATCAGGGTCCGGACCGGATGGACTTCATCGGCCGCTCGCCCGCGCTGTACCGCGCCGCACTGGACGGCACCACGCTCAGCGGCCTGACCCGCCTCACGGATCCGCACACGCTCACTCTGACCGGGGTGCTGGAACCGGCCGGGGACGGCGTCTTTCTCGTCGGGGCCGAACGCGGCGCCGCCCCGGTGCTCCGGTCCGACGGGGACACGGTGGTGGCTGTGCTCGACGGGCAGGTGGAGGCGCGTGCGGTCGCGGCGATGCCTGACGGCGCAGCCCTGGTGGCCGCCGGCAGTCCGGACAGCGTGGCTGACCTCTGGCACGTCCCGGCGGTGGCCGAGCCTCGGCGCGTGACCGACCTCTCCGCCCGGCTCCGGCGGGAGGCGGGCGCGGTCGAACCGGTCGAGCTGATCGCGAGCGGGGATGACGGCTACCCGGTGCACGGCTGGGTGAGCCTTCCCGAGGGTGATGGGCCGTACCCCGTGCTGCTGCTCATCCACGGCGGACCGGCCGCGCAGTACACGCCCACGTTCTTCGATGAGGTGCAGGTCTATACCCAGGCGGGCTACGCCGTCGTGTTCTGCAACCCGCGCGGTTCGATCGGCTACGGGCAGGACCACGTGCGGGCCATCATCGGGGCTTGGGGTGACCGGGACGCCGCCGATGTGCTCGCCTTCCTCGACGCGGCGCTCGCAGCGCATCCACGGCTGGATGCCGAGCGAGTGGGCGTGCTCGGCGGCTCCTACGGCGGCTACATGACGGCGTGGCTGACCACCCAGACGAGGCGGTTCGTCGCGGCGATCGTCGAACGCGGTTTCCTCGATCCGGTCAGCTTCGTCGGGTCCGCCGACATCGGATGGTTCTTCTCCCACGCCTACCTGGGAACCGACCCGGAGCAGATCGCTGCCCAGAGCCCGATGGCACATGTGGATCGAGTGCGGACACCGACCCTGGTGATCCACTCCGAGCAGGACTGGCGATGCCCGGTGGAGCAGGGCCAGCGCTGGTACACCGAGCTGCGCCTGCGGGACGTGGAGGCCGAGCTGCTGCTCTTCCCCGGGGAGGGGCACGAGCTGAGCCGCTCCGGTCGGCCACGGCACCGGGTGGCGCGGTTCGAGCACATCCTGCGCTGGTTGGCGAAGTACCTGCCGGTCGCCTGA